In the Methanoculleus taiwanensis genome, ACCAGATTTAAATACGCAGATTCCCTGAGCATTCCGGATGTTCCACAAGGCAGGAATAAGACACCCCCGATAGCCCATTAAAGGTAATTAAACTCACTGAAGTTAATCATTACAATTAAATATACCTAACCTCGAAGTTCAGCTTATCCGAGGTTTTACCATGGAGTTCAAGTATGTACAGACTACGTGCCCGTACTGCGGCACGGGATGCAGTTTCAACCTCGTGGTGAGGGACGGCAAGGTCGCCGGCACGGCGCCCTACCAGCGTTCACCCGTCAACGAGGGAAAGGTCTGCCCGAAGGGCACCTATGCACATGAGTTCGTGAACAGCCCCGACCGGCTCACCAAGCCCCTCATCAAGAAGGACGGCCAGTTCGTCGAGGCAACCTGGGACGAGGCCTACGACCTGATCGCCCAGAAGTTCAAGTCCTACAAGCCCGACGAGCTTGCCT is a window encoding:
- a CDS encoding molybdopterin-dependent oxidoreductase, which codes for MEFKYVQTTCPYCGTGCSFNLVVRDGKVAGTAPYQRSPVNEGKVCPKGTYAHEFVNSPDRLTKPLIKKDGQFVEATWDEAYDLIAQKFKSYKPDELACLSSARTSNEDNYALMKFARGALKTRHIDHCARLCHASTVAGLAASFGS